A DNA window from Naumovozyma dairenensis CBS 421 chromosome 7, complete genome contains the following coding sequences:
- the SMX2 gene encoding mRNA splicing protein SMX2 (similar to Saccharomyces cerevisiae SMX2 (YFL017W-A); ancestral locus Anc_8.57), translating to MVSTPELKKYMDKKILIQLNGSRKIAGILRGYDIFLNVVIDDAVEVSADGSKHQLGIQTVIRGNSIVALEALDTIA from the coding sequence atgGTCTCCACTCCTGaactgaaaaaatatatggaCAAAAAAATCCTAATCCAACTGAATGGCTCTAGAAAGATTGCGGGGATTCTTCGAGGttatgatatatttttaaatgtCGTTATAGATGACGCTGTGGAGGTAAGTGCGGATGGTTCTAAACATCAGCTAGGTATACAGACTGTCATTAGAGGGAACTCCATAGTTGCCCTTGAGGCCCTAGATACAATAGCATAG
- the GAT1 gene encoding Gat1p (similar to Saccharomyces cerevisiae GAT1 (YFL021W); ancestral locus Anc_8.55): protein MPESTLTNILKLQESEKNGREELNKTVKKSRGLSEDTDEAIWKLYSGAKTILPYKERILNFAWRSMNSPYKRAKVNSSLDFLQKNSMEFIQMNPNRTDIFEQNMDNMSEYDQKDQNNGNINTINGTVHFGSFSNDPVNIISNSFSSNVFDYPFQDEYIDFNSKNAFTDPLVAESPALKSDISSTLLENERDNINNIPDLLNRTTSGQEQRELSDFQTSNSHFSLENTANSLQGFTPSTWNHKARYIDSINNKSNLNDISSHFSLTEHYLNDPSPIQIPSRPSTSLRQPIPINPQSHSQTTFLNATFTPTSLPTLSGLNNSTRKRRDQSIRKRQPSIGTSLKKNSNTSLSSLMNNYNTTTDNKTSIRCNNCGTGTTPLWRKDPNGNSLCNACGLFLKLHGVMRPLSLKTDVIKKRQRGSKNGLNVSKKNSTANLRENITNTGDIDRRRKRNSTQYSGVDSTFARNDDNCNHPSLVGSLPINVVEGQNPVNLDWLSLDI from the coding sequence atgccTGAATCAACTTTaacaaatattttgaagttACAAGAAtctgaaaaaaatggacGAGAAGAACTCAACAAAACAGTGAAAAAGTCACGAGGTCTCAGCGAAGATACCGATGAAGCCATTTGGAAGCTTTACTCTGGAGCAAAAACTATCCTCCCGTATAAGGAaagaatattgaattttgcCTGGAGGTCTATGAACTCACCTTATAAAAGAGCGAAGGTAAATAGTTCCTTagattttcttcaaaagaaTTCTATGGAATTCATTCAGATGAACCCAAATCGTACTGACATTTTTGAACAAAATATGGACAATATGTCAGAATATGATCAAAAGGATCAGAATAATGGTAACATCAACACAATAAATGGTACTGTTCACTTTGGTTCTTTTTCCAATGATCCtgtaaatattatttctaattcttttagCAGCAACGTTTTTGATTATCCCTTTCAAGATGAGtatattgattttaataGCAAAAATGCTTTTACTGATCCTCTTGTTGCTGAATCCCCTGCACTGAAAAGTGATATTTCAAGTACATTGTTAGAAAATGAACgagataatattaataatatacctGATCTCTTGAATAGAACCACTTCTGGACAAGAACAACGAGAACTTTCTGATTTCCAAACTAGCAATTCACACTTTTCCTTAGAAAATACGGCTAACTCCCTTCAAGGTTTTACTCCGAGTACGTGGAATCACAAAGCAAGATATATTGACTccataaataataaatccaaTCTTAATGATATATCTTCCCATTTTTCCTTGACTGaacattatttgaatgatcCTTCTCCAATTCAAATACCAAGTAGGCCCTCTACTTCTCTACGACAACCAATTCCAATAAACCCTCAAAGTCATTCACAAACGACTTTTCTAAATGCAACGTTTACGCCTACAAGTTTACCTACATTGAGCGGTTTAAACAACTCAACACGAAAAAGAAGGGATCAAAGTATCAGGAAAAGACAACCTTCAATTGGGACATCGTTGAAGAAAAACTCTAATACAtcgttatcatcattaatgaataattatAACACAACAACCGATAATAAGACATCAATCCGTTGTAATAATTGTGGCACTGGTACAACACCACTTTGGAGGAAAGATCCAAATGGGAATTCCCTGTGTAATGCATGTGGGTTATTTCTGAAATTACATGGTGTAATGAGACCGTTATCCTTAAAGACAGATGTCATTAAAAAGAGACAAAGAGGCTCTAAAAATGGATTGAATGTTTCCAAGAAGAATTCAACTGCAAATTTGAGAGAGAATATTACTAATACGGGAGATATAGAtagaagaaggaaaagaaacagTACCCAATATTCTGGTGTTGACTCGACGTTCGCAAGAAATGACGATAATTGTAATCATCCGTCCCTGGTGGGTTCCTTGCCAATAAATGTCGTAGAAGGACAAAATCCTGTAAACCTTGATTGGTTAAGCCTTGACATATGA
- the IES3 gene encoding Ies3p (similar to Saccharomyces cerevisiae IES3 (YLR052W); ancestral locus Anc_8.53): MNPTELEFQRLLAEDKQVQYAYHAIKKYKNDLKPDLTSLDKDQNTKRHIMNIDDVSKINYEVIKTVPGTFIATASREEQDINALKATVFKDDLFRMNDKFAASINGRVEEIPNLKVEEDEVIEGDSEVDLLFEKIGWLTKIQTNLINEYKNELNEERKWFTLNEIVLDANAELDLFSVKNRNRKRTKGAIDLGAAEVATQSFSSTLAFNRPKRRKVAPGKISNVV; the protein is encoded by the coding sequence ATGAACCCAACAGAGCTTGAATTTCAGCGGTTACTAGCAGAAGATAAACAGGTCCAATATGCATACCATGCtatcaagaaatataaaaatgaCCTTAAACCAGACCTAACATCCTTAGACAAGGATCAAAATACCAAGAGACACATAATGAACATAGATGATGTCTCTAAGATAAATTATGAAGTGATAAAGACTGTTCCTGGGACATTCATCGCAACGGCTTCAAGAGAGGAACAAGATATAAATGCTTTGAAAGCTACTGTGtttaaagatgatttatttcgtatgaatgataaatttgcAGCATCTATAAATGGAAGGGTTGAGGAGATACCGAATTTAAAGGTGGAAGAGGATGAAGTAATAGAGGGTGATTCAGAAGTAGatttattgtttgaaaaaatcGGTTGGTTAACCAAAATTCAAACTAATTtgattaatgaatataagAACGAATTGAATGAGGAGAGGAAATGGTTTACGCTCAACGAAATAGTCTTGGATGCAAATGCGGAACTAGATCTCTTCAGCGTAAAGAATAGAAATAGAAAGAGAACTAAGGGTGCAATTGATTTAGGTGCCGCCGAAGTAGCTACCCAATCATTCAGTTCCACGCTTGCTTTCAATAGACCGAAAAGAAGGAAAGTAGCACCGGGGAAAATATCTAATGTAGTCTAA
- the MDJ1 gene encoding Mdj1p (similar to Saccharomyces cerevisiae MDJ1 (YFL016C); ancestral locus Anc_8.61) — translation MSYLNKMKLLSTIIGRSYSSSSSSIVPSFSLLLLNNTADRGTPSTSSSSSSSSSSTRIRPYTHRKHFHSSSIRNQEIKDPYSVLGVNNSASTSEIKKAYYKLAKKYHPDINKQPDAEKKFHDLQNAYEILSDENKRKQYDTFGPSAFQDAQQGGAGGPGGGPGGFPGGYPFGQTSSGSGNPFADFGINFEDLFGAAFGNGPHATGGGRARRQSNIYREFKGDPIEIVHNLNFKDAVFGVQNVNLKFNSMDPCNKCSGSGLNRNAKRTTCPSCHGSGQKVHIRSGFQMVSTCNHCHGEGTIIDSKDICSSCHGDGVELNHNKSIDVNLPNGLQDGDVIRVPGQGNYPQTGASIDPAMMNSIKLSRGDLLVRVRVNKDPNFSIRDKYDIWFTKQIPITTAILGGVVKIPTVDGTQIRLKVSPGTKHDQIISIPNLGVPRSSINKDNRGNMKVQYKIIMKTPQSQAEKCLWEALADVTNDTMAKRTIEHNPISGGGGTTSEGTTTNDNKKDETSSKSNDTYIDPTKNNPDEPSALGRLEKFISNAFKKIKGDKNA, via the coding sequence atgtCCTATCTTAATAAGATGAAACTATTATCTACCATAATAGGTAGATCATATagttcttcatcttcatctatTGTGCCATCATTCTCGTTACTGCTTCTTAATAACACTGCAGACAGGGGAACTCCCTCtacttcatcatcatcatcatcatcatcatcatcaacacGAATAAGACCATATACCCACAGAAAACATTTccattcatcatcaataagaaatcaagaaattaaagatcCATATTCAGTTCTAGGTGTAAACAACTCAGCAAGTACCTCAGAAATCAAAAAGGCATATTACAAACTAGccaaaaaatatcatcctgatataaacaaacaacCGGACGCTGAGAAGAAATTTCATGATTTACAAAACGCCTATGAGATACTTTCcgatgaaaataaaaggaaacaatACGATACATTCGGTCCATCAGCTTTCCAAGATGCTCAACAAGGCGGCGCTGGTGGACCTGGTGGAGGACCAGGTGGGTTCCCCGGTGGGTACCCATTCGGACAAACCTCTTCAGGAAGCGGTAATCCCTTTGCTGATTTTGGTataaattttgaagatttatttgGAGCTGCATTTGGTAATGGACCGCATGCCACTGGCGGGGGAAGAGCAAGAAGACAATCCAACATTTATAGAGAATTTAAAGGTGATCCCATTGAAATTGTACATAACTTGAATTTTAAAGATGCAGTGTTTGGTGTACAGAATgttaatttgaaattcaattCCATGGATCCTTGTAATAAATGTTCTGGATCAGGTTTAAATAGGAACGCAAAGAGAACAACTTGTCCTTCTTGTCATGGATCTGGTCAGAAGGTTCATATCAGAAGCGGGTTCCAAATGGTTTCTACTTGTAATCATTGTCATGGGGAAGGTACCATTATTGACTCTAAAGATATTTGTTCATCTTGTCATGGTGATGGTGTTGAATTGAATCATAATAAATCTATTGATGTCAATTTACCTAATGGGTTACAAGATGGGGATGTGATAAGGGTCCCTGGACAAGGGAATTACCCACAAACTGGTGCATCCATTGATCCAGCTATGATGAATTCGATTAAATTATCGAGAGGTGATTTGTTAGTTAGAGTTCGTGTTAATAAAGATCCTAATTTCTCAATTAGAGATAAGTATGATATTTGGTTCACTAAACAAATACCAATTACTACCGCTATATTAGGTGGTGTTGTGAAGATTCCAACCGTAGATGGTACTCAAATTCGATTGAAAGTATCCCCTGGAACTAAACATGatcaaattatttctattcCAAACCTTGGTGTACCACGTAGTTCGATTAATAAGGATAATCGTGGGAACATGAAAGTTCAATATaagattattatgaagACTCCTCAATCTCAGGCTGAAAAATGTTTATGGGAAGCTTTAGCTGATGTCACTAATGATACCATGGCAAAAAGGACTATCGAACATAATCCCATATcaggtggtggtggtacAACCAGTGAGGGCACTACtacaaatgataataaaaaagacgaaacatcatcaaaatcaaatgataCATATATAGATCCTACAAAGAATAATCCAGATGAACCGAGTGCCTTAGGACGgttagaaaaatttatcagtAACGCATTTAAGAAGATTAAAGGCGATAAGAACGCTTGA
- the GNA1 gene encoding glucosamine 6-phosphate N-acetyltransferase (similar to Saccharomyces cerevisiae GNA1 (YFL017C); ancestral locus Anc_8.58), with the protein MTLPEGYKIRRIEKKDYEGVVETLAVLTTVGNLTREQFESIVDYWNSVQMYHDKSIYKYNPSVIVDVNTDEVAAVGNIILEQKLIHEGGICGHIEDIAVSKNHQGKKLGKALLGYLSDLGFQSGCYKIILDCNEKNVKFYEKCGYSTTAIEMQKRK; encoded by the coding sequence ATGACATTACCAGAAGGTTACAAGATcagaagaattgaaaagaaagattacGAAGGTGTAGTTGAAACCTTAGCGGTTCTAACTACAGTTGGTAATCTTACTCGTGAACAATTTGAATCCATTGTCGATTACTGGAATTCTGTTCAAATGTACCATGATAAATCCatctataaatataatccCTCTGTGATTGTCGATGTTAATACTGATGAAGTTGCCGCAGTGGGGAATATTATCTTggaacaaaaattaattcatGAAGGTGGTATATGTGGAcatattgaagatattgcAGTGTCTAAGAATCATCAAGGTAAAAAATTAGGAAAGGCATTACTTGGATATTTGAGTGATTTAGGGTTCCAATCTGGTTGttataaaattatattagaTTGTAATGagaaaaatgttaaatTCTATGAAAAATGTGGGTATTCAACTACTGCTATTGAAATgcaaaaaagaaaatag
- the HSP12 gene encoding lipid-binding protein HSP12 (similar to Saccharomyces cerevisiae HSP12 (YFL014W); ancestral locus Anc_8.62) gives MSDPGRKDFSQKIGETVKPDSEKSTWEKGKETVTDTTDKLAGKLQPEENKGLGQGINDSAESGKDKANGESVADQAKDYYEGAKQKLNDAVEYVSKSVHGGDADPANK, from the coding sequence ATGTCTGACCCAGGTAGAAAAGATTTCTCTCAAAAGATTGGTGAAACTGTCAAACCAGACTCTGAAAAATCCACATGGGAAAAGGGTAAGGAAACAGTAACAGATACCACCGATAAATTAGCAGGAAAGTTACAAccagaagaaaataaaggtTTAGGTCAAGGTATAAATGACTCAGCTGAATCTGGTAAAGATAAAGCTAACGGTGAATCTGTCGCTGATCAAGCAAAGGATTATTACGAAGGCGctaaacaaaaattgaatgacGCGGTAGAATATGTTTCAAAGAGTGTACACGGCGGTGACGCTGACCCAGCAAACAAGTAG